Below is a window of Sporosarcina ureae DNA.
CAAGTCAGAAGAAATTCTTACGGCTTTACGTGATAATAAAGGAGTGCTTGGAGTTTGTGCATATCCTCATTTAATCAACGGAGCGGATACGAAATTAGAAGAGTTCTGCGATATGATTGCACGTACAGCTGATTTTATGGGAATCGACCATGTAGGAATCGGAACTGATTTGACGCATAATATGTCCATAGATTTTCTTGCGTGGATGCGTATGGGACGCTGGACACATGAAATCGATTACGGTGCAGGATCGAAAGAAAGTCCAGGATGGCCGGAATGGCCGGAGTGGTTCCAGACACCTGACGATTTCCCAAATATCGCAAATGGTTTGCAAGCCCGTGGTATGACACATGAAGAAATCTCCAAAATTATGGGCGGCAACTGGCACCGGTTCTTTACGGAAGGGTTCAAGTCTGAGAAGGAGTTGGCGAAATGCGTGTCTCTCACTTAGAATTATATACTCACTGCAAAAAGATCTTCCAGGCTCTCGGAGTTCCTTATGGGTATGCGGAAGAAGGAGCCGAAACCGTAGCAAATGCGGAGTTCCTAGGATTGTATGGTTTACAGCAACTTTGGGATGAATTACCGGCTTTGCAAGGTGAAATCGAAGAAATCGAAATACTGAATGAATCTGATAGCGTAACGGTGATCGATGGTGGAAAGCAAAGCGGTATGTTGCTTGGAAAAGCATGCGCTGATTATTTAATTGCACGCTTAGAGGAACAGCCGTCAGTAGCGGTCTGTGTACGTGATACACGACCATCACGTGTTCTCGTGCAACAAGCGATGTATATCTCGCGAAAAGGACATGCGAGTATCATTTTGTATAAGAAGCCAAGTCATTCATCATTGATTATTTCATCACCCAATTCCATTTATCCGATTATGATTCACAAGCGTGACAATGAAGATATTATTGAAGGTATAAATAAAGAATTGGGACTGACGGGTGATAAGAAACTGAAGTTACCTTCCGTTACAACGAGGTTCTGTATGTTCGGTACGACAAAGGTCGATGAAGTCGATAAGATAATAGATCGGTTCGAGAACACAATAGACACGAAATATATTTTAACAACGACAGACGATTTCGAACAGAGATGGGAATCATCTTGGCAGTTTGGAACGGAAGTTAGCCGAGAATTATGGTTAGACTTGAACGAGACAGGCAAGCGTATGTTAGTGGAATCTACTGATCAATCGCGTGAACGCGGCGCAGGAGAAATGGCATAACGAACTAAATTTATTAGCTGGAGGAGAGTATACATGATGACAGTTACAAACGATGTGAAAGTATTGAAGAACTATATTAACGGTGAATGGGTAGAAACTTCTGGTACAGATATGTTGGAAATCAGAAACCCTGCGAATAAAGACGAGCTTGTTGTAAAAGTTAAGCAATCCAATGCTGACGATGCGCAAGCAGCTATCGATGCGGCAGCAAAAGCATTCCCTGAATGGAGCAAAACACCATCTCCTGCAAGAGGCGAATATCTATACAAAATTGCAGCAATCATGGAAGCAGAAGCAGATGAAATCGCACGCGTTATCGTTCAAGAAGAAGGAAAGACATATGCTGATGCATTTAAGGAAGTAAACTATGCAGCAGGTATCGTGAAGTTCTACGCAGGAGAAGGTCGTCGCATGACAGGACGTATCGTTGAATCAGACGTACCGGGCGTTCAAATCGAATTGCATAAAGAAGCACTAGGTGTCGTATTAGTTGTTACACCTTGGAACTTCCCATTGTCAATTCCAGCTTGGAAAATCGCACCTGCTATCCTAAGCGGTAACACAGTCGTGTTGAAAGCTTCATCTGAAACACCATTGACAGCACAGAAGTTCATCGAAATCGTTGAAAGAGCTGGCGTTCCTGCTGGTGTTGTTAACCAATTAGTAGGACCGGGTCGTCTAGTAACAGAAATGATCAATCATCCTGCAGTAAAAGCCATTACATTCACAGGATCAAATCGTGTAGGTAACTTAATTTATAAAGAAGCAGCAAAAGATATGAAGCGTGTATTGCTTGAAATGGGTGGTAAGAACCCATTGCTCGTCATGGAAGACGCAGACGTGGATGCAGCTGTTCAACTTGCAGTAGCAGGTGGATACGGTCAAACAGGTCAAGCATGTACAGCAACTAGCCGCGTACTCGTGCACAAAGATATTCGTCAAGAGTTCACGGATAAGCTAGTGGAAGCTTCTAAGAAAATTAAGATCGGTAACGGCATGGACGAAGGGGTAACAATGGGACCTCAAGTTAGTGACGGAGAGCGTCAATCAACACTTGATTTAATCGAAAAAGCGAAAGCTGAAGGCGGAGAAATCTTGACCGGTGGCGGTATTCCTGAATTCGAAGGTTCGGATAAAGGGTATTTCGTGGAACCGACAGTAATTGGTGGTGTGAAGACGGAAATGACGATTGCACAGGAAGAAGTATTCGGTCCTGTTATCAGCATCATCGAAATCGAGTCGATTGACGAAGCGATTGAAGTAGCAAACGACGTAGCATTCGGCCTGTCTGCAGCGATCTGCACACGCAACTTGACATACATGAACCGTGCATTGAATGAAATTCAAGCAGGTATTGTTAAAGTCAACATGACAACGACAGGTACGTTCTTCCAGGCACCATTTGGTGGATATAAGCAATCAAGTACTGGAACTTACAAAGAACTCGGCAGTGAAGCGGTTGAATTCTATTGCCAGAACAAAACACGTTATATTAACAGCAACTAAGTAAGGGTAGACCAAAAAGAGGAATAGAGCATTCATTCCTCTTTTTTTCTATTCAAAGCGTAAAAGGAGTTCATGAAAATGACTAAGACACCGGAAGTATCGTCCACAGTAGTGCGTGCGATATCTGTGATCAACTATTTGAACGATGTATCGGGTCCACAAGGTGTTAGTGATATAAGCAAAGGTCTTGGTTTATCGACAACAATTGTGCATCGCTTGCTTACAACATTGAAACTAGAAGGTATGGTATTTCAGGATCCCCGTTCAAAACTATATTCATTAGGAACAATCTTTTTGGATTATGCTAATAAAATTTTGACGGAAATGCCTATTGCACCCGTCGTTGAACCATGGCTTATGTCATTGCGAGATGATACTGGAGAGACAGTTGGTTTTTATATGCCTACAGGGCAAATGCGTATTTGTGTACTGGAATATGAAAGTCAGCAAGAAATCAGACGCACGGTTGGAATCGGAAAACGATTGCCGATTCATATAGGTGCAAGTGGACGGGCTATTCTCGCTTTCCAGCCACCTGAATTACAGGACAGATTACTAGCTACGCTGCGCGTGGAGGAAAGAAATAAGCTAGAACAGATTTTAGAAGAAGTTAGAAATCAAGGCTATTCAACGAATGAAGAAGAAATCAATACAAATGTTGCTGCGTTGTCGGCACCAGTTTTTGATAAGCAAAATCGTGTAATTGGTGCTTTATCTGTTTCAGGGCCGATGTTTAGATGGAATCGCAAAACGATGGAACCGCATATAGCCACATTGCTTGCTGCCACAGAAAAAATAACGAATGCATTATGAAAAGGATGGGATAAAAATGAGACCAGAAGACAAATTACAAGAACTAGGATTGGAACTACCTGAAAAACGTGCAAAAGGTGGAAATTACATATCTTGTGTACGCTCAGGTAATCTATTATTTCTATCCGGTTCACTATCGTACGATGTGATCGGCAAAGTAGGCGATACACTGACAATTGAAGAAGGTTATGCGGCATCAAGACAAGCTATTCTTTTCGCACTTTCAACGATTAAAGAAGAAGTTGGCGAGCTGTCGAACGTGACAAAG
It encodes the following:
- a CDS encoding DUF3726 domain-containing protein, producing the protein MRVSHLELYTHCKKIFQALGVPYGYAEEGAETVANAEFLGLYGLQQLWDELPALQGEIEEIEILNESDSVTVIDGGKQSGMLLGKACADYLIARLEEQPSVAVCVRDTRPSRVLVQQAMYISRKGHASIILYKKPSHSSLIISSPNSIYPIMIHKRDNEDIIEGINKELGLTGDKKLKLPSVTTRFCMFGTTKVDEVDKIIDRFENTIDTKYILTTTDDFEQRWESSWQFGTEVSRELWLDLNETGKRMLVESTDQSRERGAGEMA
- a CDS encoding aldehyde dehydrogenase family protein produces the protein MMTVTNDVKVLKNYINGEWVETSGTDMLEIRNPANKDELVVKVKQSNADDAQAAIDAAAKAFPEWSKTPSPARGEYLYKIAAIMEAEADEIARVIVQEEGKTYADAFKEVNYAAGIVKFYAGEGRRMTGRIVESDVPGVQIELHKEALGVVLVVTPWNFPLSIPAWKIAPAILSGNTVVLKASSETPLTAQKFIEIVERAGVPAGVVNQLVGPGRLVTEMINHPAVKAITFTGSNRVGNLIYKEAAKDMKRVLLEMGGKNPLLVMEDADVDAAVQLAVAGGYGQTGQACTATSRVLVHKDIRQEFTDKLVEASKKIKIGNGMDEGVTMGPQVSDGERQSTLDLIEKAKAEGGEILTGGGIPEFEGSDKGYFVEPTVIGGVKTEMTIAQEEVFGPVISIIEIESIDEAIEVANDVAFGLSAAICTRNLTYMNRALNEIQAGIVKVNMTTTGTFFQAPFGGYKQSSTGTYKELGSEAVEFYCQNKTRYINSN
- a CDS encoding IclR family transcriptional regulator; translated protein: MTKTPEVSSTVVRAISVINYLNDVSGPQGVSDISKGLGLSTTIVHRLLTTLKLEGMVFQDPRSKLYSLGTIFLDYANKILTEMPIAPVVEPWLMSLRDDTGETVGFYMPTGQMRICVLEYESQQEIRRTVGIGKRLPIHIGASGRAILAFQPPELQDRLLATLRVEERNKLEQILEEVRNQGYSTNEEEINTNVAALSAPVFDKQNRVIGALSVSGPMFRWNRKTMEPHIATLLAATEKITNAL
- a CDS encoding RidA family protein; this encodes MRPEDKLQELGLELPEKRAKGGNYISCVRSGNLLFLSGSLSYDVIGKVGDTLTIEEGYAASRQAILFALSTIKEEVGELSNVTKFVKLLGMINTAFDFTGQAKVMNGASDLLVEVFGEDVGAHARTAVGMMLPRGAAVEIDVIVEVK